One Lactobacillus crispatus DNA segment encodes these proteins:
- a CDS encoding CPBP family intramembrane glutamic endopeptidase has translation MAYHWEFFAKKPAGYRDSISITAMGGLYFLASSNCSCTYRFPKYRIPVAIYGSAILFGLSHLSNFGWHGESFTATIAQVIGVMGSAFIWAELYLYTGKLWLPMIYHFLMDYISDLQSGWNSAGWSWNGEITDYIYTVLIVGVPLLFSIWMLFGKRRQVMEDNADLILNLNGRQSMI, from the coding sequence TTGGCATATCACTGGGAATTTTTTGCTAAAAAACCTGCCGGCTATCGAGATTCTATTAGTATTACTGCTATGGGCGGTTTATATTTTCTTGCTAGTTCCAATTGCAGTTGTACATATAGATTCCCAAAGTATCGCATCCCTGTTGCAATCTATGGTTCAGCAATTTTGTTCGGCCTTAGTCATTTAAGTAATTTTGGCTGGCATGGAGAAAGTTTTACTGCAACAATTGCACAAGTTATTGGCGTAATGGGGAGCGCCTTTATCTGGGCAGAATTGTATCTCTATACAGGAAAACTATGGTTGCCGATGATCTATCACTTTTTAATGGATTATATTTCTGATTTGCAATCTGGTTGGAATTCTGCTGGCTGGTCTTGGAATGGCGAAATCACTGATTATATTTATACTGTATTAATTGTTGGCGTTCCATTGCTATTCTCAATTTGGATGCTTTTCGGTAAAAGAAGACAAGTAATGGAAGATAATGCAGATTTGATTTTGAATCTAAACGGTAGGCAAAGCATGATTTAG
- the yqeK gene encoding bis(5'-nucleosyl)-tetraphosphatase (symmetrical) YqeK, whose product MTKLIFKNTYSPFSSEQIVAKEKANMKKKRFEHCVRVSETARKLAKLNGYDEEKAALAGFVHDYAKQVPVEEYRKVIKEQNFDPDLLNWNRAIWHGIVGTFFIERDLKIRDPEILTAVRRHTTGDTKMTTLDKIIFVADFIEPGRDFPGVEEARKVAYASLDEGVGYELQHTLEFLIENKNKVYPRTLEAYNVWGIK is encoded by the coding sequence TTGACGAAACTAATTTTTAAAAATACTTATTCACCATTCTCTAGTGAACAAATTGTTGCTAAAGAAAAGGCAAACATGAAGAAAAAACGTTTTGAACATTGTGTTCGTGTTAGTGAAACTGCACGTAAGTTGGCTAAGTTAAATGGATATGATGAAGAAAAAGCAGCCTTAGCTGGCTTTGTTCATGATTATGCCAAGCAGGTACCGGTAGAAGAGTATCGTAAGGTAATTAAGGAACAGAATTTTGATCCAGATTTGCTTAATTGGAATCGGGCCATCTGGCATGGCATTGTGGGGACTTTCTTTATTGAACGTGATTTAAAAATTAGGGATCCTGAAATTTTAACTGCCGTACGTCGTCATACGACTGGTGATACTAAGATGACTACATTAGATAAAATTATCTTTGTAGCTGATTTTATTGAACCCGGACGAGATTTTCCAGGAGTTGAAGAAGCGCGCAAAGTTGCTTATGCTAGTCTTGATGAAGGGGTAGGCTATGAATTGCAGCACACCTTAGAGTTTTTAATTGAAAATAAAAATAAAGTATATCCTCGTACTTTAGAAGCATACAATGTATGGGGAATTAAGTAA
- the yqeH gene encoding ribosome biogenesis GTPase YqeH gives MDEDIICIGCGAKLQSDDPEKAGYLPKSALEKAKQEENADVYCQRCFRLRHYNEIMPVDLNNDDFWALLNSLGQKKALIVNVVDLFDFSNSLLSSLKRFVGNNDFILVGNKFDLFPKNSKQSKIKDWMRQEANRMGLYPKEIFLVSAKKKLNLEDLIAYINKQSQDKDVYFVGTTNVGKSTLINAIIDMMGDIQDLITASRFPGTTLDKIEIPLENGHFLIDTPGIMTENQLATHLNAKDLELVSPKKPLKPATYQLLPGNTLFLAGLGRIDYLKGESTSFTVYVARGMYIHRTKTANADDFYKKHKGELLSPPAADDEMAPLKGQEFRTEYKSDLLFGGIGFVTVPKGCVVKTYTPDGIGLGIRRALI, from the coding sequence ATGGATGAAGATATTATTTGTATCGGCTGTGGTGCAAAACTACAATCTGATGATCCTGAAAAAGCGGGTTATTTGCCAAAAAGCGCGCTAGAAAAAGCAAAACAAGAAGAAAATGCGGATGTCTATTGTCAACGCTGTTTTAGATTACGGCACTACAATGAAATCATGCCAGTTGATTTAAACAATGATGATTTTTGGGCTTTGCTTAACTCTTTAGGACAAAAGAAAGCTTTAATTGTTAATGTAGTTGACTTATTTGATTTTTCAAATTCTTTGCTATCATCATTGAAGCGTTTTGTTGGAAATAATGATTTTATTTTAGTTGGTAATAAATTTGATCTATTTCCTAAAAACTCTAAGCAAAGTAAGATTAAGGATTGGATGAGACAAGAAGCTAACCGAATGGGGCTTTATCCTAAGGAAATCTTCTTGGTTTCAGCTAAAAAGAAGTTGAACTTGGAAGATTTGATCGCTTATATTAATAAGCAATCGCAAGACAAAGATGTCTATTTTGTAGGGACAACTAATGTTGGTAAGTCAACTTTAATCAATGCCATTATTGACATGATGGGTGATATTCAAGACCTGATCACCGCTTCACGCTTTCCTGGAACTACTTTAGACAAAATTGAAATTCCTCTAGAAAATGGTCACTTTTTGATTGATACGCCCGGGATCATGACCGAGAATCAATTGGCTACGCACTTAAATGCTAAGGATTTGGAGCTGGTCTCACCTAAGAAGCCTTTAAAGCCAGCTACTTACCAATTATTGCCTGGTAATACTTTATTCTTAGCTGGTTTGGGACGGATTGATTATCTCAAGGGCGAATCGACTAGCTTTACTGTTTACGTTGCTCGTGGAATGTATATTCACCGTACTAAGACAGCTAATGCGGATGACTTTTATAAAAAGCATAAAGGTGAATTGTTATCCCCACCAGCTGCAGATGATGAAATGGCACCACTAAAGGGTCAAGAATTTAGAACGGAATATAAGAGTGACCTTTTATTTGGTGGAATTGGTTTTGTGACTGTACCCAAGGGATGCGTTGTTAAGACTTACACACCAGATGGGATTGGTTTAGGTATTCGTCGTGCATTGATTTAG
- a CDS encoding nicotinate-nucleotide adenylyltransferase, which yields MVNPKCIEKMPTAKVEAELEQEQGKGRQIGIMGGTFNPVHIAHLVAAEQAMTKLKLDEVWFIPDNIPPHKNAPLTSAKDRATMLDLATRDNPKFRVKLLELFRGGVSYTVDTMRYLKEKAPQNDYYLIMGSDQVNSFHTWKEAPTLAKLVTLVGIRRPGYPQDPQYPMIWVDAPDIRLSSTAIRRSVATGTSIRYLVPEAVREYIEEKGLYLDETNF from the coding sequence ATGGTTAATCCAAAATGTATTGAAAAAATGCCAACTGCTAAAGTTGAAGCAGAATTGGAACAAGAACAAGGTAAAGGTCGTCAGATTGGGATTATGGGTGGTACCTTTAATCCGGTGCATATTGCGCACTTGGTAGCGGCAGAGCAAGCAATGACTAAGTTAAAGCTGGATGAGGTCTGGTTTATTCCGGATAATATTCCACCGCATAAAAATGCGCCGCTGACTTCTGCTAAGGATCGGGCAACGATGCTTGATTTAGCTACGCGCGATAATCCTAAGTTTAGGGTAAAACTATTGGAATTGTTTCGAGGCGGCGTTTCTTATACTGTGGATACTATGCGTTATCTCAAGGAAAAAGCACCTCAGAATGACTATTATTTGATTATGGGCAGTGATCAGGTTAACAGTTTCCATACTTGGAAGGAAGCTCCGACCCTGGCTAAGCTAGTAACATTGGTCGGAATTCGTCGTCCAGGTTATCCACAAGATCCGCAATATCCCATGATTTGGGTTGACGCACCAGATATTCGCCTAAGTTCGACTGCTATTCGTCGCAGTGTCGCAACTGGCACTTCAATTCGTTACTTGGTACCAGAAGCCGTCAGAGAATATATTGAAGAAAAGGGGCTTTACCTTGACGAAACTAATTTTTAA
- the rsfS gene encoding ribosome silencing factor, which produces MTSQEILDFTTQAISDRHGEDTEAYDMRGISILADYYVITSAGSNRQLHAIVNSIVDAAHENNYTDYRIEGTRDSNWLLLDLGDVVVNVFTKEAREFYNLEKLWANGKQVELKED; this is translated from the coding sequence TTGACTAGTCAAGAAATTTTAGATTTTACTACCCAAGCAATTAGTGACCGTCATGGTGAAGATACTGAAGCTTACGATATGCGTGGAATCAGTATTTTAGCTGATTACTATGTCATTACCAGTGCAGGCTCTAATCGTCAATTACATGCGATCGTTAACTCAATTGTTGATGCGGCTCACGAAAACAACTACACTGACTACCGTATTGAAGGTACCAGAGATTCTAACTGGCTTTTGCTCGATTTAGGTGATGTTGTAGTCAACGTCTTTACTAAGGAAGCACGTGAATTTTATAACTTGGAAAAGCTATGGGCTAACGGTAAGCAAGTTGAATTGAAGGAAGATTAA
- a CDS encoding nucleotidyltransferase, which translates to MSVVGIIAEFNPFHSGHEFLLNQARLVAGNDPIVVLMSGNYVQRGEMAIMSKWERAKVALQSGADLVFETPFSTVVEPADLFALGNIEQLAKLGVTDLVFGVEDANLNFAYLGKRIAEIPQNHMDFRDYSQTYSTQYNQMVAHEVGYEVNQPNAILGLAYSVANHNLGSPLNLHPVNRIGAGHDDLLQREKVVQSASAIRNLLLHGEDTENLKYWMPKKEAAVLAKQKVYPNWNLLYPFLKYRIESSSVEDLQRIYQMSEGLEYKMKQEIHLARDFTEFLRHIKSKRYTYSRLRRLSLYTLLNVTQDDMLASFNHESLMLLGFSKTGRKFLKQQRKDFQTEIVSKVDKRSAKSGSLALQVRVDRLFEQIMGVDQNFGRRPIEV; encoded by the coding sequence ATGAGTGTTGTTGGGATCATTGCGGAATTTAATCCTTTCCATAGTGGACATGAGTTCTTGCTAAATCAAGCACGCTTGGTTGCTGGTAATGATCCAATTGTGGTGCTCATGTCTGGTAACTACGTGCAACGTGGTGAGATGGCGATTATGAGCAAGTGGGAGCGGGCTAAGGTGGCTTTACAATCTGGTGCCGATTTGGTATTTGAAACACCATTTTCAACGGTAGTGGAACCAGCTGATCTTTTTGCTCTCGGAAACATTGAACAACTTGCTAAATTAGGCGTAACTGATTTAGTCTTTGGTGTAGAAGATGCTAACCTGAATTTTGCTTATTTGGGCAAAAGAATTGCGGAAATTCCCCAGAATCACATGGATTTTAGAGATTATAGCCAAACTTATTCAACACAATATAACCAAATGGTAGCGCATGAAGTAGGCTATGAAGTTAATCAGCCAAATGCTATTTTGGGGTTAGCGTATTCAGTAGCTAATCATAATTTAGGTTCACCATTAAACCTGCATCCGGTCAACCGAATTGGAGCAGGACATGATGACCTTTTACAAAGAGAAAAAGTTGTCCAAAGTGCCAGTGCGATTCGCAATTTATTGCTGCATGGTGAAGATACTGAAAATTTAAAGTATTGGATGCCTAAAAAAGAAGCAGCAGTGTTAGCTAAACAAAAAGTTTATCCTAATTGGAATTTGCTTTATCCGTTTTTGAAGTATCGAATCGAATCATCTTCAGTTGAAGATTTGCAACGAATTTACCAAATGAGTGAGGGGCTTGAATACAAGATGAAGCAAGAAATTCATTTGGCACGCGACTTTACTGAATTTTTACGGCATATTAAGTCTAAGCGGTATACATATTCTCGGCTGCGTAGGTTAAGTTTGTATACATTGCTCAATGTTACTCAAGATGATATGCTTGCTAGTTTTAATCATGAATCGTTGATGCTTTTAGGTTTTAGTAAAACAGGGCGCAAGTTTTTGAAGCAACAACGTAAAGATTTTCAGACAGAAATTGTTTCAAAGGTCGATAAAAGAAGTGCTAAGAGCGGTTCTTTGGCTTTACAAGTTAGGGTAGATCGTTTATTTGAACAAATAATGGGTGTTGATCAAAACTTTGGTCGACGGCCAATCGAGGTGTAA
- a CDS encoding SLAP domain-containing protein — protein sequence MKLKRIVLSIVAGTALFVPAALAGQNQLTPVVRASTLKNKITTVKSYTNPTLYNKNGKELGSQDRINFKKPINFYGQPIVIQGPRVSAFINLNGMPQAIVNGETYADLGDGGYVNMKSVGSYNWNNNEIGIIKNTYIYNSKGNRLSTYRGGKAYLTKGSKIKYAGKSWTNYPDSYFNLGDGTYLKSNNVNTMNGKGVLKLNANTAIYNKNGKRISFNGQQVFPKYSIINYAGKRRTKTQTDDYYYTNLSGSKSYAIKNYKIKGQDYYYIGRGAYIKAMNVGRINGNPVFRDGGATTIVPQTDLYIYNSKLKKTKQSVKKGQKIRALDPVVLGSGDIAQLFYRIKGTSNYVSWGDYSEYGFEDDEHVGYFNFRVRLNPVKTIENAATRAAEESD from the coding sequence ATGAAACTTAAGAGAATTGTATTAAGTATTGTGGCTGGAACTGCGCTTTTTGTTCCTGCAGCTTTAGCGGGTCAAAATCAATTAACACCGGTAGTTCGGGCAAGTACTCTGAAGAATAAGATTACAACTGTTAAGAGCTATACCAATCCAACTTTGTATAATAAGAATGGTAAAGAGCTAGGTAGTCAAGATCGGATAAATTTTAAGAAACCGATCAATTTTTATGGTCAACCAATTGTTATTCAGGGACCCAGGGTCAGTGCTTTTATTAATCTTAATGGGATGCCACAAGCTATTGTTAATGGTGAAACCTATGCAGATTTAGGTGATGGTGGTTATGTCAACATGAAATCGGTTGGTAGCTATAACTGGAATAATAATGAGATCGGAATTATTAAAAACACCTATATTTACAATAGCAAGGGTAATCGTTTATCAACTTATCGCGGTGGCAAGGCTTATTTAACTAAAGGTAGCAAGATTAAATATGCTGGTAAAAGTTGGACTAATTATCCTGATTCATATTTTAATTTAGGTGATGGGACGTATTTAAAGTCTAATAACGTTAATACCATGAATGGAAAAGGCGTTTTGAAGCTGAATGCTAACACTGCTATTTATAATAAGAATGGTAAGCGTATTAGCTTTAATGGACAACAGGTTTTTCCTAAATACTCAATTATAAATTATGCTGGTAAGCGTCGCACTAAGACACAAACTGACGATTACTATTACACAAACTTAAGTGGTAGTAAATCATATGCAATTAAGAATTATAAGATTAAAGGTCAAGACTATTATTACATTGGCAGAGGTGCTTATATCAAGGCAATGAATGTTGGTCGCATCAATGGCAATCCGGTATTTCGTGATGGCGGTGCAACTACGATTGTTCCGCAGACAGATTTGTACATCTATAATTCTAAATTAAAGAAGACCAAACAATCTGTTAAGAAAGGACAAAAGATTAGAGCTTTAGATCCAGTTGTTCTTGGTAGTGGTGATATTGCCCAACTATTTTACAGAATTAAGGGAACATCTAACTATGTTTCCTGGGGTGATTATAGTGAGTATGGTTTTGAAGATGATGAGCACGTGGGCTACTTCAACTTTCGTGTTAGATTAAATCCTGTTAAAACTATTGAAAATGCCGCTACACGGGCCGCTGA
- a CDS encoding response regulator transcription factor — translation MAKILIIEDEKNLSRFVELELQHENYETVVENNGRKGLEDALSQDFDAILLDLMLPDLNGLEIARRVRQVKTTPIIMMTARDSVIDRVSGLDHGADDYIVKPFAIEELLARLRAVLRRVKIEKDASKVTVAKQKIVKFKDLTIETANRIVHRGDGKAIDLTKREYNLLMTLIENKNNVVSRDQLLNKIWGPESNIETNVVEVYVRYLRNKIDAPGQPSYINTVRGTGYMVRDEDDDQE, via the coding sequence ATGGCAAAAATTCTAATTATTGAAGATGAAAAGAACTTATCTCGCTTTGTCGAGCTTGAATTGCAACATGAAAATTACGAGACTGTTGTTGAGAATAATGGTCGTAAGGGATTAGAAGATGCATTGAGTCAAGACTTTGATGCTATCTTGCTTGACTTGATGTTACCTGATTTAAATGGGTTGGAAATTGCACGTCGTGTTCGTCAAGTTAAGACTACGCCAATTATCATGATGACTGCACGTGATTCAGTGATCGACCGTGTTTCTGGTTTGGATCATGGCGCTGACGATTATATTGTTAAACCTTTTGCAATTGAAGAACTTTTAGCTCGTCTTCGCGCAGTGTTACGTCGCGTTAAAATCGAAAAGGACGCATCAAAGGTTACTGTTGCTAAGCAAAAGATTGTAAAATTTAAGGATTTGACAATTGAAACTGCTAACCGAATTGTGCACCGTGGTGATGGCAAGGCAATCGATTTAACTAAACGCGAATACAACTTATTAATGACCTTGATTGAAAATAAGAACAACGTAGTTAGTCGTGATCAATTATTGAATAAGATCTGGGGTCCAGAATCTAATATCGAAACTAACGTAGTTGAAGTTTATGTACGTTATTTACGCAATAAGATTGACGCTCCAGGTCAACCATCTTACATTAACACGGTTCGTGGTACCGGTTATATGGTAAGAGATGAAGATGATGATCAAGAATAA
- a CDS encoding YqeG family HAD IIIA-type phosphatase, translating to MLFRPKYTIDTIYNLDPRKLNKMGIKAVFSDLDNTLLAWNKFETAKEMDNFNQKLAKAGITLVVISNNNAQRVGKVLDPYHIEFVAKSRKPLPFAITKKREAMHLKKDQVMMVGDQLITDMQAGNLAGVETVLVKPLVETDKWNTRINRFFEKIIFFFLGLSHRVTFKKELSNG from the coding sequence ATGCTTTTTAGACCAAAATATACAATTGATACAATTTATAATCTGGACCCCCGGAAATTGAATAAAATGGGTATTAAGGCAGTTTTCTCAGATTTGGATAATACATTGCTAGCTTGGAATAAATTTGAGACTGCCAAGGAAATGGATAACTTTAATCAAAAATTAGCCAAGGCTGGAATTACTCTTGTGGTGATTTCTAACAATAATGCTCAAAGAGTAGGTAAGGTGCTTGATCCATACCATATCGAATTTGTTGCAAAATCTCGCAAGCCGCTGCCGTTTGCGATCACCAAAAAGCGTGAAGCAATGCATTTGAAGAAAGATCAAGTTATGATGGTTGGTGATCAGCTAATCACTGACATGCAAGCAGGCAACTTAGCAGGCGTTGAGACCGTTTTAGTTAAGCCGTTAGTTGAAACAGATAAGTGGAATACAAGAATTAATCGTTTCTTTGAAAAAATTATCTTTTTCTTCTTGGGCTTATCACATCGAGTAACATTTAAGAAGGAGCTATCAAATGGATGA
- a CDS encoding HAMP domain-containing sensor histidine kinase — translation MKMMIKNKDEEKEAKHSSLIVRWVSIVALTITVSFVIFSVVAYQIVSHQSMEQQQEASNNVVITMDRTLSSIQDELEISNVIPALSPSTRRILRGGPAISKKDTENKAFSDSLISSISNPDINVAVYNKHDEIVFTNGNSAPKLKEFAGNQLEEVVNRKKGKMLLTYQKIYSEVNGKLTGYVVVSNSMTYYNSLMSNLLHWMVIISLIAIIIFIAISYILVVNVVRPIKTMSKVAKEVNADPNSEARIKELHRDDELEELATSINQMLDRMQGYIEQQKQFVGDVSHELRTPVAVIEGHLNLLERWGKDDPQILDESIKASLQEADRMKHLIQEMLDLTRAEQIDVQYPYEVSDVNEIIRRVVADMAMVHPDFKIQLDEDDLPDDTEIQMYHGHLEQLLVILIDNGIKYSTDRKQINVSAGVTKKNVNIIVQDFGEGISEEDQKKIFNRFYRVDKARTREKGGNGLGLSIAQKLVASYNGTISVESVEGQGSQFKLKFPRLTKKKAAKLRKLNEKKQMPKSNLEA, via the coding sequence ATGAAGATGATGATCAAGAATAAAGACGAGGAAAAAGAGGCCAAGCACTCATCGCTAATTGTGCGATGGGTTAGTATCGTTGCATTAACGATTACGGTCTCTTTTGTCATATTTTCAGTTGTTGCCTATCAAATTGTTAGTCATCAATCGATGGAACAGCAACAAGAGGCATCTAATAATGTAGTTATCACGATGGACCGGACATTAAGTTCTATTCAAGATGAGCTAGAAATCTCAAATGTAATTCCTGCTCTGTCACCGTCTACCAGGCGTATTTTGAGGGGCGGTCCTGCTATTAGCAAAAAAGATACAGAGAATAAAGCATTTAGTGATAGCCTGATTTCATCGATTTCGAATCCAGATATTAATGTAGCAGTTTACAACAAACATGATGAAATTGTTTTTACTAATGGTAATTCTGCACCTAAGCTAAAAGAATTTGCCGGCAACCAACTTGAAGAAGTAGTAAACCGAAAAAAAGGCAAAATGCTTTTAACCTACCAGAAAATCTATTCTGAGGTAAATGGCAAATTAACTGGCTATGTAGTGGTTTCTAATAGTATGACTTATTACAATAGCTTGATGAGTAATTTGCTTCATTGGATGGTAATTATTTCACTGATTGCAATAATTATCTTCATTGCAATTTCTTATATTTTGGTTGTTAATGTAGTTCGGCCAATTAAGACGATGTCTAAGGTGGCTAAGGAAGTTAATGCTGATCCTAATAGTGAGGCTAGAATTAAAGAACTACATCGAGATGATGAGTTAGAAGAATTAGCTACTTCGATTAATCAAATGCTAGACCGGATGCAAGGTTACATTGAGCAACAAAAGCAATTTGTTGGTGATGTCTCACATGAATTAAGGACACCAGTGGCAGTAATTGAAGGGCATTTGAACCTGCTTGAAAGATGGGGCAAGGATGATCCGCAGATTTTGGATGAATCAATTAAGGCTTCGTTGCAAGAAGCTGATCGGATGAAACATTTAATTCAGGAAATGCTTGATTTAACTCGAGCCGAGCAAATCGATGTTCAATATCCGTATGAAGTAAGTGATGTTAATGAAATCATCCGCAGAGTGGTCGCTGATATGGCAATGGTTCATCCTGACTTCAAGATTCAGCTGGATGAGGATGATTTACCTGATGATACAGAGATTCAAATGTATCACGGTCATTTGGAACAGTTGCTAGTAATTTTGATCGATAATGGGATTAAATATTCGACTGATCGCAAGCAGATTAATGTTTCAGCTGGTGTAACTAAGAAGAATGTTAATATTATTGTGCAAGACTTTGGTGAGGGGATTTCTGAAGAAGATCAAAAGAAAATCTTCAATCGCTTCTATCGTGTGGATAAGGCTAGAACCCGTGAAAAAGGTGGCAATGGTTTAGGTCTATCGATTGCACAAAAATTAGTTGCTAGTTATAACGGAACAATTAGTGTTGAATCTGTTGAGGGTCAGGGCAGCCAGTTTAAATTGAAGTTCCCTCGGTTGACTAAGAAAAAAGCCGCTAAGTTAAGAAAATTAAATGAGAAGAAACAAATGCCTAAGAGCAATCTTGAGGCATAA
- the add gene encoding adenosine deaminase — protein MRKFIDLHLHLDGSVPVATVKKLMQEHGMPQLTDQELSVDNSCSSLEEFLEKFALPNQLMQTKHDLETIVFDLLTELKSQGLVYAEIRFAPQLHTKKGLTQKEVIASAIGGIKKFYQRQKEDKDHPELHAGLILCLMRFAHNNIENMETVELAKEFLGKGVVGLDLAGAEGPIPNINYQKFFQRAQDLDVPYTIHAGEAAGPDSIRQALEMGAKRIGHGIRCTEDPALTQYLIDHQIILECCATSNMNTKAFDQIDSYPIKKLLHMGMKVTLNSDDMTVSNTNLPHEYQLLEEKTALTPEEETTLYLNAVDAAFTTPDEKIRLRALIQK, from the coding sequence ATGAGAAAATTCATCGATTTACACCTTCACCTAGATGGCTCTGTTCCGGTTGCAACTGTAAAAAAATTAATGCAAGAACATGGCATGCCTCAATTAACTGATCAAGAATTGTCCGTCGATAATTCTTGCAGCAGCTTAGAAGAATTTTTAGAAAAGTTCGCCCTTCCTAATCAATTAATGCAGACCAAGCATGATTTAGAAACCATTGTTTTTGACTTGCTGACTGAATTAAAAAGCCAAGGCTTGGTGTATGCAGAAATTCGCTTTGCACCGCAACTGCACACAAAAAAAGGTTTAACTCAAAAAGAAGTAATCGCATCCGCCATCGGTGGAATTAAGAAATTTTATCAACGGCAAAAAGAGGACAAGGACCATCCTGAACTACATGCTGGTTTAATTCTATGTCTAATGCGCTTTGCTCATAATAATATTGAAAATATGGAAACCGTCGAATTAGCAAAAGAATTTTTAGGGAAAGGCGTTGTAGGGCTGGACTTAGCGGGTGCAGAAGGACCTATTCCTAACATCAACTACCAAAAGTTTTTCCAACGTGCACAAGACTTGGATGTTCCTTACACTATCCACGCTGGAGAAGCTGCCGGTCCTGATTCAATTCGCCAAGCACTAGAAATGGGCGCTAAGCGAATTGGGCACGGCATTCGCTGCACTGAAGATCCAGCGCTTACCCAATATTTAATTGATCATCAAATTATCTTAGAATGTTGTGCCACCTCAAATATGAACACTAAGGCTTTTGATCAGATCGATTCTTACCCTATTAAAAAATTATTGCACATGGGAATGAAAGTCACGCTAAATTCTGACGATATGACCGTTTCCAATACCAATTTACCGCATGAATACCAGCTACTTGAAGAAAAAACTGCCTTAACTCCTGAAGAAGAAACCACTCTTTATCTCAACGCGGTTGACGCAGCCTTTACCACGCCAGATGAAAAAATCAGATTACGGGCATTAATTCAAAAATAG
- a CDS encoding DUF177 domain-containing protein, which produces MLELSFSRIQNSKEPLTHIERDLEMRPEFFKRSKDLLIDAKNVKVSGDLFYQEPFVTGSFHVAADLVVPSSRSLKPVDYHEDFTFTENYLDRKPTKEELEENDTIVQVENDQIDLQTAVEDNILLHIPTTILTPEEKEKNIFPEGQGWEVVSEASFEEGKKNQVNPAFAKLKVLLDGQDNDKDNKNK; this is translated from the coding sequence ATGTTAGAACTTAGTTTTTCTAGGATTCAAAATTCCAAGGAACCATTAACTCACATTGAACGTGATTTGGAAATGCGTCCAGAATTTTTTAAGCGTAGTAAAGATCTACTAATTGATGCGAAAAATGTAAAAGTGAGCGGTGACTTGTTCTATCAAGAACCATTTGTGACTGGCAGTTTTCATGTGGCCGCTGATCTGGTTGTGCCATCAAGCAGAAGCCTTAAGCCGGTAGACTATCATGAAGATTTTACTTTTACTGAAAACTACCTTGATCGTAAGCCAACCAAGGAAGAATTGGAAGAAAACGATACTATTGTACAAGTTGAGAATGACCAAATTGACTTGCAAACAGCGGTAGAAGATAATATTTTACTCCATATTCCAACTACTATTTTGACTCCTGAAGAAAAAGAAAAGAATATTTTCCCAGAGGGTCAAGGTTGGGAAGTTGTTTCTGAAGCCTCTTTTGAAGAAGGCAAGAAGAACCAAGTTAACCCAGCTTTTGCTAAATTGAAGGTCTTGCTTGATGGGCAAGATAATGATAAGGACAATAAAAATAAGTAA